A portion of the Paenibacillus hamazuiensis genome contains these proteins:
- the prmA gene encoding 50S ribosomal protein L11 methyltransferase, with product MRWHEITVHTTEMAIEMISNFIHELGAGGVSIEESGTLNKKRDTSLGQWYEVPLNDIPEGRAVIKGYFVEGTDMDEILEQLKKSINQLPEFDIEIGDPTYELRTVDEEDWANAWKQYFKPLRVSERLTIKPTWEEYSGGPDELIIELDPGMAFGTGTHATTSLCLKTLEKTIRPGVDVIDVGTGSGVLAIAAAKLGARHVLAVDLDPVAVSSATENTRLNGLDEKITVKLSDLLQVMKESGEGTTGLGVHIPVQVVVANILAEILLLFVKDVYDILEPGGLYIASGIIQSKEADVAQALTAHHFEIVERNYDQDWVVLVARKR from the coding sequence ATGCGTTGGCATGAAATTACGGTACATACGACCGAAATGGCGATCGAAATGATCTCCAATTTTATACACGAGCTGGGGGCGGGCGGTGTATCGATCGAAGAATCGGGCACACTGAATAAAAAACGCGACACGTCGCTCGGACAATGGTACGAGGTGCCTTTGAACGATATTCCGGAAGGCCGCGCGGTCATCAAGGGTTATTTTGTCGAAGGCACCGATATGGATGAAATATTGGAGCAGCTGAAAAAATCGATCAATCAGCTTCCGGAATTCGATATCGAAATCGGCGATCCGACCTACGAGCTGCGCACGGTGGACGAAGAGGATTGGGCGAACGCGTGGAAGCAGTATTTCAAGCCGCTGCGCGTTTCGGAGAGGCTGACGATCAAGCCGACTTGGGAGGAGTACAGCGGCGGGCCGGACGAGCTGATCATCGAGCTCGATCCGGGCATGGCGTTCGGCACGGGAACGCATGCGACGACATCTCTTTGTCTGAAGACGCTGGAAAAGACGATCCGCCCGGGCGTCGACGTCATCGATGTCGGCACCGGCTCGGGGGTGCTGGCGATCGCTGCGGCCAAGCTTGGCGCACGCCATGTGCTGGCCGTCGACCTCGATCCGGTCGCCGTCTCGAGCGCAACCGAAAATACCCGGCTGAACGGACTGGATGAGAAAATTACCGTGAAGCTGAGCGATCTGCTGCAGGTGATGAAGGAAAGCGGCGAGGGGACGACCGGTCTCGGCGTACATATTCCGGTGCAGGTGGTCGTCGCGAACATTCTTGCGGAAATTTTGCTGCTGTTCGTGAAGGATGTATACGATATTCTTGAGCCGGGCGGTCTTTATATCGCTTCCGGAATCATACAAAGCAAGGAAGCGGATGTGGCGCAGGCTTTGACCGCCCATCATTTCGAAATCGTGGAACGCAATTACGATCAGGATTGGGTCGTGCTTGTAGCCAGAAAGCGATAG
- a CDS encoding 16S rRNA (uracil(1498)-N(3))-methyltransferase: protein MQRYFIPAEQFFEDYVLIAGDDAHHLARVMRAEEGDRVIVSDGLAREALVEIREIAKDRVRAEIVERLPMDREPNVEVWIAQSLPKGDKMETVIQKATEIGAARFVPFVSERTVVQLDAKKEGKRVERWQKIAKEAAEQAHRNRVPAVDSPCDWKALLALAQEMDAAWICYEKESGSQLKPALRKLLSGESGEGARKKIMLIVGPEGGFSETEVAKAEAAGCLPVSLGKRILRTETAAMVGLTCILYETGEMGGD from the coding sequence ATGCAGCGTTATTTTATACCTGCGGAACAGTTTTTCGAGGATTATGTCCTTATTGCCGGTGACGACGCCCACCATCTGGCGCGTGTGATGCGGGCCGAAGAAGGCGATCGCGTCATCGTGAGCGACGGGCTTGCCCGCGAAGCGCTTGTCGAGATCCGCGAGATCGCCAAAGACCGCGTCCGCGCCGAGATCGTCGAGCGGCTGCCGATGGACCGCGAGCCGAACGTCGAGGTTTGGATCGCGCAAAGCTTGCCGAAGGGCGACAAGATGGAAACCGTCATCCAGAAAGCGACGGAAATCGGCGCCGCGCGGTTCGTGCCTTTTGTTTCCGAAAGGACCGTCGTCCAACTGGATGCGAAAAAGGAAGGCAAGCGCGTGGAGCGCTGGCAGAAGATCGCCAAGGAAGCGGCGGAGCAGGCCCACCGCAACCGGGTGCCCGCCGTGGATAGCCCTTGCGATTGGAAGGCGCTGCTTGCGCTTGCGCAGGAAATGGATGCCGCCTGGATATGCTACGAGAAGGAAAGCGGCTCGCAGCTGAAGCCGGCTTTGCGCAAGCTGCTGAGCGGCGAGAGCGGTGAAGGAGCGCGCAAAAAAATCATGCTGATCGTCGGCCCCGAAGGCGGCTTCTCGGAAACGGAAGTGGCCAAAGCGGAGGCGGCGGGATGCCTGCCGGTCAGCCTCGGAAAACGAATATTACGTACGGAGACCGCCGCAATGGTCGGTTTGACGTGTATTTTATATGAAACCGGAGAGATGGGAGGAGACTGA
- the mtaB gene encoding tRNA (N(6)-L-threonylcarbamoyladenosine(37)-C(2))-methylthiotransferase MtaB, giving the protein MPSVAFHTLGCKVNFYDTEAIWQLFKNEGYEQVDFESTADIYVINTCTVTNTGDKKSRQMIRRAVRRNPDAIVAVTGCYAQTSPAEIMAIPGVDLVIGTQDRDKIIPLVKQFERERQPINAVRNIMKTRTFEELDVPDFADRTRAFLKIQEGCNNFCTFCIIPWSRGLMRSREPQSVLKQARQLVDAGYKEIVLTGIHTGGYGEDLEDYSLARLLKDLDRVDGLQRVRISSIEASQITDEVIEVLNTSDKMCRHLHIPLQAGDDRVLARMRRKYTTAEFGEKIQKLHKAMPGVAITTDVIVGFPGETEEMFRAGYKFMEQMQFSEMHVFPYSKRTGTPAARMEDQIDEEIKNARVHELIDLSEKMQLAYAQKFVGQVLEVIPERTYKADPKSGLLMGYSDNYVQIVFEGPEEWIGDIVKVKLTEAGVNESRGSVVRILEPAKAVNA; this is encoded by the coding sequence ATGCCTAGCGTAGCGTTTCACACCTTGGGCTGCAAGGTGAATTTTTACGATACGGAAGCGATTTGGCAGCTCTTTAAAAACGAAGGCTACGAGCAGGTCGATTTCGAATCGACGGCCGATATCTATGTGATCAATACATGTACCGTGACGAATACGGGAGATAAAAAGAGCCGGCAAATGATCCGCCGCGCCGTGCGCCGCAATCCGGACGCGATCGTGGCGGTGACCGGATGTTATGCACAGACTTCCCCTGCGGAGATTATGGCGATTCCCGGCGTCGATCTGGTGATCGGGACCCAGGACCGGGATAAAATCATCCCGCTGGTCAAGCAATTCGAACGCGAGCGCCAGCCGATCAACGCGGTGCGCAACATCATGAAGACACGCACGTTCGAGGAGCTGGACGTGCCGGATTTTGCCGACCGGACGCGGGCTTTTCTGAAAATCCAGGAAGGCTGCAACAATTTCTGCACGTTCTGCATCATTCCGTGGTCCCGCGGGCTTATGCGCAGCAGGGAGCCGCAAAGCGTACTGAAGCAGGCAAGACAGCTTGTCGATGCGGGCTACAAGGAAATCGTGCTGACCGGTATTCATACGGGCGGATATGGCGAAGATTTGGAGGACTACAGTCTCGCCCGCCTGCTTAAAGATCTGGATCGCGTGGACGGGCTGCAGCGCGTGCGCATCAGCTCGATCGAAGCGAGTCAAATTACCGACGAAGTGATCGAAGTGCTGAATACGTCGGACAAAATGTGCCGCCACCTGCACATTCCGCTGCAAGCCGGGGACGACCGGGTGCTGGCGAGAATGCGCCGCAAATATACGACCGCCGAGTTCGGCGAGAAGATTCAAAAGCTGCACAAGGCGATGCCGGGCGTAGCGATTACGACCGACGTCATCGTCGGCTTTCCGGGCGAAACGGAAGAAATGTTCCGCGCCGGCTACAAATTCATGGAGCAGATGCAGTTTTCCGAAATGCACGTATTTCCGTATTCGAAACGGACCGGAACGCCGGCGGCGCGCATGGAGGATCAGATCGACGAGGAGATCAAAAACGCGCGCGTTCACGAGTTGATCGACTTGTCTGAAAAAATGCAGCTTGCGTATGCGCAAAAGTTCGTCGGCCAAGTGCTGGAGGTCATTCCCGAGCGCACGTACAAGGCGGATCCGAAAAGCGGCCTTTTGATGGGCTACTCCGACAACTACGTGCAGATCGTTTTCGAAGGGCCGGAGGAGTGGATCGGCGATATCGTCAAGGTTAAATTGACGGAGGCGGGCGTTAACGAATCCCGCGGCAGCGTCGTTCGCATTTTAGAGCCGGCGAAAGCGGTCAATGCTTAA
- a CDS encoding site-2 protease family protein: protein MDWNFFRYPLDEIPFVLLVLLIAFTLHEFAHAYTAYKFGDPTAKNLGRVTLNPRVHLDIIGTLLILIAGFGWAKPVPVNRGKFKHPRLMGIVVSVAGPLANLLIAFVGMLICYILFKFHLVEAMSTGVYEAVRLFMKLLIFLNLTLFLFNLLPLPPLDGYRIVEDILPLHLRLKFAKIEQWAIYIFLLMVFIPPISRVTLGPVFALQMPIFAGIDALLSGIFGYRVDWVKFLLA from the coding sequence ATGGACTGGAACTTTTTCCGTTATCCGCTTGACGAAATTCCGTTCGTGCTGCTCGTGCTGCTGATCGCCTTTACGCTGCACGAGTTTGCACATGCTTACACCGCTTACAAATTCGGCGATCCAACGGCGAAAAATCTCGGCAGGGTGACGTTAAACCCGCGAGTGCATCTCGATATTATCGGCACGCTGCTCATTCTGATCGCCGGGTTTGGCTGGGCGAAGCCGGTGCCGGTCAACCGCGGCAAGTTCAAGCATCCGCGGCTGATGGGCATCGTCGTCTCGGTGGCGGGCCCGCTCGCCAACCTGCTGATCGCTTTTGTCGGGATGCTCATTTGCTACATTTTGTTCAAGTTCCACTTGGTCGAAGCGATGTCGACCGGCGTGTATGAAGCGGTCCGCTTATTTATGAAGCTGCTCATTTTCCTGAACCTGACCTTGTTTTTATTCAATCTTTTGCCTTTGCCGCCGCTTGACGGGTATCGGATTGTGGAAGACATTTTGCCGCTGCACTTAAGGCTGAAGTTCGCGAAAATCGAGCAGTGGGCGATTTACATCTTTTTGCTGATGGTATTTATTCCGCCGATTTCCCGGGTGACACTCGGACCGGTGTTTGCGCTGCAAATGCCGATTTTCGCCGGGATCGACGCGCTCTTGTCCGGCATTTTCGGCTATCGGGTCGATTGGGTGAAATTTTTGCTGGCTTAG